The Anas acuta chromosome 1, bAnaAcu1.1, whole genome shotgun sequence genome segment CAgcaattttgctattttttaccTGATCACCTCCAGGCTTTATATAAAGATTAACGcctcaaaatatttgaaaccCAGCACTGAGGCATGTTTTCATCTGTAGATATCACTGCAGGGTGGGCGCTTGCTTCTCCTACTGGTGCTTCCCTGAGtccagggtcagggacgttgccaggaagcttcccaacctggttcacccctctgactattatcctcttttgatagtccaggctggcagtggcGACGTTGAAAAGAGAAGCCTCAAGGCTAACAAACaggactttagggggctgggacgatTAGTGGAGGGAGAAAacacaggtggtgttttcgtccatccctacggtggcagggaggggtacagagaggacacggaaagcccacctgacaaacacgtggctcagaggctggtgccaacacagaaatttatttttttttgaccacGGGgcgctttactcggcacccagcctgatggccgcagacggatccctatctctaaggggaaaacggatcctagcccaggagctggcagggctcattgagagggctttaaactaggcaagaagggggatggggctgaaacaaggcttgttagagctgtgccagggggaacaatggcaaggctggggtataaggcaatggcccagctgaagtgcatctacgccaatgcacgcagcatgggtaacaaacaggaggagctggaagccatcgtgcagcgggcaggctatgacttggttgccatcacggagacgtggtgggaccactctcacgactggagtgctgcaatgactggctataggctcttcagaagggacaggcagcacagaaggggtggcggtgtggctctctgtattagagagtcttttgatgtcatggaactcgaggctgggaatgacaaggttgagtccctgtgggttaggatcagtgggaaggccaacaaggctagcgtcctggtgAGGGTCTGTTATAGGccgctgaaccaggatgaggagacagatgaggacCAGCTGACCTTCTGTCAGCTGCTACAGCTGCTACAGGAAGCTGACAGAAGTTtcgaaatcgtcagcgcttgttctcgtggcaggcttcaacttcccagacatatcctggaagcacaacacagcccagagaaagcagtctaggaggtttctggagagcgtggaagatagcttcctgacacagctggttagtgaacctagcaggggtggcgccccgctagaccttctcttcacaaacagagaaggactggtggaggatgtgattgtcgggaacagtcttgggcagagtgaccacgaaatggtggagttctctgttcttggtgaggccaggaaggggcccagtaaaaccgctgtattggacttccgaagggctgactttgagctgctcaggacactggttggtagagtcccttgggaggcggttctgaagggcagaggagcccaggaaggctgggtgctcttcaagagggaaatccgaatggcacaggagcggtctgtccccacgtgcccaaagacgagccggcgTGGAAGAAGGTGATGTGACTATTTGCAGCAAGGACTAGGTTTCCTCTATGGTCTCAGGATGATATAGCTCATGCAAATATTCCCTggggatggatttttttttatgtttattttattttactttgtacAAGGCAAGCTGCAAATTTTCTCTGACTGTGCCTTTGCCCTCTATTTCTCTTCTGATGGTGCACATGGCTGCTGTCTTGCTCTTGCACCTGTATTTTTTGTGTTCACCCATGTAGCTGTCAGATTGCCAGTCACCTGATCTCTGTGTAAACATTACATTGatgttttcatcttctctttgaTAGTTTGATGTGTTCCAGtcattcaaattaatttcaataTTAAATTATCCTCTACTGAAATATATTATACTTAATATTGCACATAGTGCACATAAATGTAGTATTAAAAAATTATCGTTTTCTTTTcgttcttcctttctttctgtctttctgtcttttcagcacactttcttcttcctctcttcttctaaggagggggagtgagaaaatgGTTGTGGTagagtttagctgcccagcaaggtaaaaccaccacactgctACCAGCTATAGCTGAGTGACCTTCCCATCAGCTGTTCTGCTGACTTCTGTGAaaactgctgtgattttttttttttttcattatggaTCTAGATCTCTCTTCACGTCCCCATGACATACCAGTCCTGCTTCTGGTATCTGAATTTCTCCTTTGGTAGCAGCCAGTGTTCTCCCATACTCCATTAAAACAGGATCTGGTTTGTTCAGGTCGCTCCCCACTGTGTGTCCTCTGAGCTTTGTCAGCTTCTGTCCAGCCCTTCATTTGAGGACACAAAGTTTTCATGTTTTGGATGCTGTAGCTCATGTAATTTGCTCATCTATATTTGTTGGATTTTCCCCAGTCTTTGTTTAAATGTGCTTCCTTTTAATGTCAGCATACGGGTTCTGTTTTAGTAGTAAGCCTCTCTTGCTTTAGATGGAGCCTGTGCTTCCTGTACAGCCCCCTGGTGCTCTCTGAGTTGCCCAGCTCCTGATGTACACTACTTCTGTACACCACTTTCTCCGTTACACTCTGCAACTCTTGCACTCTATCTGGTCCTGTCTGAGGGACCATGGATGCCAAGGACAAGTTGTTCCAGGATTTTCCACTCAAGGTTTTGTTACCGTCGatgcaatttcttctttctgacctCATTCCTTCCTTTGCCTCAGACCTCTTGTTGAATAGACCTGAGAATTCAAGCACGTCTTTCCAAGAACATCAGACTGGGTGGCTATCAAGATTTTTAAGGTAAGAAATAAGTagacaaaaacaattaaaaaatatacaaataagaGCCTAAAGATGGCGTTAATCATACAGCCATAAAATCACACACAAAGAGATAGATGGAAGGAGACCTCTGCATGTCTCCAGCCCAACCTCCTGCTTACATTTGGACTGACTCTAAAACTATATCACAAGGCCTGAAAATTAACCACTATTAACAGAGCATTTGGGTCTTCCAGGATAGCATTCCTTGGTACCGACAGCATCTCCAGCCCTTTGGcttgcagcagggagcagcattCCCTCGAGGATGGAGCTGTGTGGTACAGCAGCGAGCAGCATGCGCGCTGTCTTCGTGCTTCTGCAGCTGGGTGAGTCCCCATCTGCTCTGGGAAAACACCCTGCTGATGCTTACAGACTTCCCACAGGCCTCACAGCATTTGGGGTGTTTTTAGGCTCCTCACAATTTGTCATCATGGGCAGGGAGGGGTGGtagcaacccaaaatatagcTGGGACAACATTGACATAAAAGACAAGACCACCAGCTGGGGAAGATGTTGTGCCATTCAAGGTTCACAGAAGCTGtataaatgtgaagaaatgTTTGATAAGGAATTTGTCCTCTGGGCAGAGCCATTTCCTGAGCCAAAAACAGCCCAGGTCCCACATGCTGAGCACAGGGTGCAAAACACTGCCTGGGCACAAACTTGTGCATTTCTGATCATAGATTTGATGTTACCAGCTTGCTCAGTTTGACTGCTAATGTTATTGCAATTGGAGAACTTTTTAGTGCTCTTTTCCCCGTAATGAAAGGTGACTGAACAAGGCCAAATCTGCATTTCTAAAATACTCAGCTGTGATTCCTCTGGTAGCAGTGAAAAGTCTGAAACTCTTTTATGCCCCCTAAAGCCAAAAGTATGGCACAAGACACCAAGATACTCGTATTAATAAAGTTTATAATTTCTCCATTTTAGACCAACTAATCATTTTCCATTACCCAATGTGTGGTTATTGAAACAATTGCTATTGGCAATGCTGCAAACTATCCACATTCTTGGGGGAACGTGTTAGTTGTGTAAACCCCTCACTTAAATTCACGTAAACTTTTCCTTTTACACTTTTGGGTGCTCCAGCACTAGAACAACTGAGAGACTTGCAGCCCCATGCAGGCGAGGCAGTTCTGAGAGCTCACCAGCAGTCGGGCAGGAGACCACAACCCCCTCATTTCCAGTCATAACTCTGGCAACCCCATCTCCTTCTGGCAGTCTCCTGCcaaattttctttccagtgaagGAAAGGAATTGGTTCTTCCACGAAATCATTCCTAACATTTCTTCAGCCTTAGGCATCTTGCTTCTTTTACTCTCACATATCCCTCAACCCTAGAACAGGAACCTGATGTTAGACaaatcattttctcttccttccttccttccttccttccttccttccttccttccttccttccttccttccttccttccttccttccttccttccttccttccttccttccttccttccttccttccttccttccttccttccttccttcctttttctttctttctctctctctctctctgtctctctctctgtctcttttttccttcctttcattttcctgggCTTCCAATCTTACTCCATGTAAAAACTGGAAGAAGGGGTGACCAACTTTTCCAGCGCTGCCTCATCTTGACTAGGGAGTGAAGGAGAGGTGGCACATGCAGCCCTGCTTTTGCTGCCAGCATGACAACTTAATCTTGTCCAGAGGGAAACAATTGTTTCAGTAAAACTGTTGATGTCTCAGAATTGTGAGTGTTGGTGAATCTACCACAACCACTGGCATTTTCCCTGTTTCTAACATATGTAAAACAGAATAGCAATTAGTCAGATAAAAACCTTGAAGTGGAGCGGAGGGAAGCTATGGAGCTGAAAAGGAAAGGGGTTGGTTGGTgagataaagaaaggaaaaagtcagAAACTGAGGGTAATCTTCTCAGTAGCtggaaaagggaggagagaaatCTGCATCTTCCTGGAGCAATGGGAAGTGTTCACTGAACCATCCTTCAGAAAGCTAATGTATGCTAATTTCTGGGGCATATTGGCTTTCAGGTCTGACCCACATTATGGCTCATCAACAACAGATTGGGGTTGAGGGAAAGGAGGTGATCCTGAACTGTGAAAAGCATGACAAAGATGTGACCTGGAAGTATGAGTATGATGCAGGATCTCCTGCTATTATTATACGGATCTTAGCAGGGAAGATATTTAAAGGTAAGTCTTCCAATTCAAGACCCATTCTCCCCAGTACGTGGCTAAGAAATCTCTTCCCTCCTAAACAAGCTTATTTTCCCAAAAGGCAGAGCTCCAATGTCAGATCGATCTGAAACAAACCAGAACAGCAAGCATCTGAAGGTGTCAAACTTGAGGATCTCTGATGCTGGCACCTACATCTGTGAATGTGGCTCTGACAGAAACAGCATCTCACTGCATGTCGTTAAATGTGAGTGACTGCAGGGACGGTATCCGCAAGGAGGTGAGGGGGGAGGAGACCACAAAGCCCTGAGAAACATCTCTGCTGGCATTCTTTATCCAGATGCACATCTTCAGGTCTGGGCTATCGGAGCTCACTTCCCCTCCATCGCCAGGTCATGAAGTCTCAGTGCTCTCTTTGCTGTGACGCCTGTCCTTCACCTGCATGAGGAGGAGTTGACTCACTGCCTGGGCCTTTTCTCTTTACAGTGACCATCTCTTCAAACGGGTACTTCCTGCCAGGTGATGACCTCGAGCTGACTGTAATGCACAAGTCACCCAAATCTCAGCCCCGTTTTAGCATCACATTGTTTAACAGTCACAATAGCAGAGTGACACCAGAAGTCTTGCAAAATGAGACCCCTCAAAAATACGCCCTGAAGGTAAAGCAACTGCAGCCTACAGACAGCGGGACCTGGATATGTAACATGCACTCAGACTCTCCATCGATTAATGAGAACATCTCCTTTAATGTGAAAGTACTAGGTATGTGACAACAAAAATGTAACCTACATGCAGGCTCTGGAAATGGCGTTCCTTCCAGTTCCTGAGCCAAGACATCATTTTCCAGCTCTGTCCCACACTGCCTTCCACTTCCCTCTCCAGGCTTGGCCTAAAAGATCTTCCTCTGCTTGGGATCTGTTCTCAGCTTTGGCTCTTTAAACCTATTCTCAGACACTAACTGCTTACCCTCCCTGAGATATCCTGTGGCTTTCCTCTGAGTCCTCTTTCAGCTGAGCACAGGGTGCATCTCTCCAGGCCAAGGGTGCGAATGGGGAAGGACAGCCGTGTCTTTCCTTGCCTCTGTATTCCTGTCTCTTCTGCATTCAGGATTTGAGAAGACACTCTTGGAAAGAATGTATGCAGCTGTTGACAGCACCGTGACCTTGTCATGGCATCTGAACTTCCAGAAGATCGGGTGGAAAGAATTTTTCACAGGACAACTGAATTGGAAACAGGGAAATGCAATCATTCATGAGCTACTTGATTTCAACGCCACAGCAGATGGAGAGCTGCGTGAAACTAAAAAACGTAGCCAGGCTTTGCTTGAGATACCTGAAATGAAACGTGACAGCACTGTAGAAGTGAAAATCCACAAAATCCAGCTGAAGCACTCTGGGGAGTACACGTGCCAGCTGCTGTACAACAGAAGATACATACAAAGCAAGACAGAGCTGGTGGTGATGCAAGGtgagagaaacagaagtggATTAGGAGATGAGGAGATGAAGAAACCTGGAAGCCGCAAGAGTATGCATGGACCAATCTTCCCATCCTCTCACTCACCATTTTCTTATCTTTCCAGTGTCTGCTAACCCTCCTGGGCCACTCCCTAAAGGGGCTGAGATGACACTGCTCTGCCAGGTGTCCAGTCCCATCCCACCTAACGTCCACTTGCTCTGGGAACGTGTTAATGGGACTAAGATGGACAGCAAGAAGTCAAAACAGAGTGAAACAAAGGTGGAGGTGAAGGTCACTGCTGCAGGGATGTGGAACTGTCACCTGATGGAAGACAATAACATGAAACTCAGCCTTAATTACACCGTGGGTATGGAAATTAGCATCATATCCCCACCTCCACCCGAAAACCTTTAAGTTCTCTTTCTATCTGTCTCTGATGACTTTTCTCCCTACACAGAAGAAGCTCCTACTTGGATGAGCTATACAGTAATTGGAGTGATTATTGGAGCTGGTGTGTTGATGTTTGTCTTTGCATGCCTGGGCATAATGGCTGGGATGAGCTGGCAGCGGAGAAGGGTGAGTGCCCTGGTCCCCATGAAggataaagagagaaaaatctccCCAGACCGTAGGAGGAATCTGATTTTCTCCCTGGAGATGGGGCAGAATAGATAAAGGGTCAATCCTTACACTGAAAGAGAATGGTTAGAGATGGGCAGTCTGCAGACAGTGGCAATGTCAGAAAGTACCTTAGTGCcacttcagtggaaaataatttaagcaTGAAAACATCCAATTGTTATTTATCCCTTCTCTCCTGGCAGCAACGGGCAAAAAGGATGGCACGAGCAAGACAGTACTTGCTGGAAAAGAAGACGTGTCAATGTCAGCAGTAAGTGAGGGCACCTGGAATGGGCGGACTGGTTTCAAGAGAGGGGAGATGGGAAGTCAAGTGGGGAGCAATGGAGCATAAGGCTGCTCTTGGTGTCTACACTACAGCTGCATTTCAGTACTCTCAGCTCTTCCTCATGTTATGTTTATGAGTTATGAGCTACATTTAATGAATTTCCTGTTATATCCCAAACCCATGGTGGTATTGTGCTGGCAAGCTTTTGAGCAGAAGTTTCACTTGAATGACTTTGATGTTGAGACACGTTGGCCAAACCCAAGCAGGAGCTCTAGAATCCCAGTAGATCTGGGACCTGGATATCAAGGTTGTAAATATCAAGGTGAAAGACACACAACCAACCACatggacaaaacaaaacaaaacaaaaacaaacaaacaaacaaaaaaataatttaaaaatccattaTGCCCATAATATGGCTCCAGTTCTGCTATCACAGTGCTGAACTGCAATCTGTGAAAATCACGAATAACCTCCTGGGAACAAGGAAAGAGAAGTTCACAGAACACTGTGAGCCATTGCCTCTCCCAAATACATTGGGTGATATGAAATACATCAGTATGTCCTAGCCCTTTTCACAGGGGCAAGGACTTCTCAGCAGAGGTTTGCCCTTTTGCAGGTCTTTAAACTTGTGTGATATCAGGTCTCAGaagcagctgtggagaaacaTTGGCAGCTACCCTACCACTGCAAGTGGAGAGCTAAGGACAGTATAAATAATTGCATGAACCAGTTCAAGAGGTGGAAACACACAGACCTTGACTTCTGCTCGACTTCAGCTGGTGACAGTGGAAAACTGTGGTAGTTTCAcctatgtttttttccctgtcactgAGAATTCAGTGAGAATGAGCAACTGGCAAATACTACTTCATAGTTAGGATGTGTATATGATGAAAAGCTGGTTACCATAACATGTGTGGAAGAATTCACCTCTCTACACTGGGCAAAGGCATGGGGGCTGGCTGGGTTCAGGGTATCAGCTCTGCGACATTGGTACTAATGCAATACCTTTCTCTTGCAGCCGGATGAATAAGTAGTACCACAGGCTGACAAAGTCTCTGACTGTCCCTAACCACCTGCCAGCCCATAGTGCTCTGTGAATCCACCTCCCCTTCTCTTGTTTTGATACCATTCCTTATGCCTTCATTATTCTCCCCACATAATGCCATGGGGGGAAGTCGTCCGATGAGGAGCCGATGCACGAGACAAGAAACCCTTAAGGGTTACAACTGAGCTCTACAAGGAGGGACACTGAATAGaaggatatatatatagatatagatatgcTTGTATTTTGCTCATGCACTTAATTTGTCCATCTTGTGGAACTGATTTTATATGCTTCTTTTATCCACCTGAGTTACAATAAATTACTTCAGGATtgtggtgttgtttgtttgtgttttgttttgttttgtttttttcaagctggactaattttttatttttttttattttttttcctgagggaCAGTCTTATGGCTCAAACCTGCATTTCTCCCTTTGGTCTAGGAAGTAAGTTTGGGAAAGGGGTGACAAAGAATTTCATGGAACAATGGATATTTGGACTGCGTAAGCCAGCAGATGCTTTTGGGAAAGCCCTCCCTGAAATGTCTCTTTGTTGTCTCAAAGAAATGAGAAGAGAGAGTGGAAAGCCCAGGAAATTGACAAtgggagcagaagaaataaaaatgctgttgaAATAGGTAGACAGAAGTCTTGTCTTTGTATAAGGTAATTCTCCGTTCTGCTAGAGATGGGTCATAGAGGCCTTAAGGTCCTCCAGCTGTCACTGACTGTACTCCAGGTTTGCTAATTTGCTCCGGGCTTGCTGGGGAGAGGCAGAAAGAGACACGGTGCTGTCCCCACACACAACCCTCTGCGGGATTGCTGGTGCTAGAGGGGGTTTCTCTGTCACCATCATCTCAGCAGGGCACAGTTGAAAAAAAGCACAGGTGGCTACAACGGCAGAGCCACCACCTGTGAGCTGGGGGAAGCCTACCAGTCACCCTCCCTGTCTGAAAGCTGCCACAGCCactgctgcccctgcagaggggacgcagctgtggcagcaggtgtgggccagcccctgggcagccACCACCAGGGCCCTGctggctcctccaccaccgtCTTCACATGACACGGAGAGAGGAAGGCACACCGatgtctttttccttcccatagTCTGTGCTTGTGCACACAAAGCTACACTGATTTTAGAaaagaatagttcagttggaagggacctacaaaggtcatcgagtccaactgcTTGACCAGGTCAGGgctacagaaaagctgaagcATCTTGTtaagggcattatccaaatgcctcctGAACGCTGACAGGCGTGGGGCCACCACCTCAACAGGAAGCCTGCTACGGTGTCCAGTTTTGGAAAAACCCCAGTCCACACCCTGCACACGCTCTTCTTgctcttgtcctgtccctgaACTGCCAGCTTGCCTCGGGTGCCAGCTGATGCCCATCAGTCTGCTCAGCAAGACAGGATGGGGTTTAAGGAGAGGTCAGCTCTCAGAGCTGTAAGAAGGGAAATGAGCACAGTGTCAGGGGTGCTCAGTGTAACGATTACGCCAAAGTGCTTGGAATATTCCCCTCAGCCAAAACCAACAACCCCTGTTGTCCAGACCCTTTTTCTTCTATAATTgtctcctctgcctccccagtTTATTGGGCAGAAATAAACTAGGAAGTTTATTTCTGCCCCTTGACTGCAGTGTGAGGCCGCACTGCCTTGTGCTCCCTGCAGCAAAGCGCTCCCATCCCTCAGCATTCAGAGCCAAATGGCCCCATGTGTTTCTTCCCGTGTCCCCAAGGTCTAGAAGGGAGGACTCTGTGCTTAACCCTCTTCTCATTTCAGTTTATCTCACTGCTGAAATCCCAACctatttttgaacttttttttttttaagtgatttcTTGATGTTCAGATAACTCAGACATACTTAGACAAGCTAGGAGAATTGGTAGTAAAATTAATATTGTAATTCTGTGTTACGAATACGAAGCAAAGAAATCATTTTGGCTCCCTCCTGACATTATAGGTTCCCAGATTAACAGGTCAGGAACTTCTAGTTATTCTCTCCGTGTAGTGTTTGGGGATTTTAAAAAGTAGCACAATTACATTCTAAAATGACATCTTAACATCCTTTACGGACAGGAACTCACTGCCTCAGGCCAAAAGCACAGAAGGGATGAAAAAGGGGTCAGTAAAATAGAGAAGACAAGAACATAGAAAGCATGACATCAGGCAGGTTGGGCGTAGGGGAAACAGGAGGATATATACACCTCTGCCAAAGAGCATGCGGCTTTATAACTACCACAAGTCTGACAAGCCTATGCTGGTACTTCCTTTTCTCAAGCAAAATATCAACTACGAATATTTATgaatgacagaggaaaaaatcttttagaaTGTGCCCACCTGAGGAAAAGCATCCAgctgaaaatcctttttttttttttttgaatccttttttttctttttttttaatatggcaAGCCcttaatatttctgtgttgctCATGACCAGCATTAGACAATGTCTTCTGTCTCCCGAGCTGAGCTATTAGTACTTGCCCATTTTGCAGATGAATTAACCGAGAGATCTCGCTAAATCTTTTCATACAGTGCTAGAAATAGAACCTAAGGTTTGGATATGATAAATCTACATTGCAGTTGCTGTCTTTTCTGGTCAAATATGCTAATGTATCTGCTTGGCTGGCTTACTGTTAGCCATTAACCACACCCTGCTCAAAGAGCCAGAAAGGATGCCAGGAAACCTGCGAGCAAGCATACCAGGATCGCCTCACAAGTGGCTGTGTAAACCTTAGAGTTCACTTTGGGGTTCTGCGCCTGGATTTAACTGAATCCATGATCTGTAAGAAACATGGGAAGCTTCCCATGGTCACTAGCAAAGCCCCgaggaagagctgcagcccatcAAAGCCCTGCCATTAGAAGTGGATTTGGTTATTCCACTAATGCTTCTGttaatgcttttgcttttatgaTGTTGGTGCTTGTCTCTTGTTAATGAGATCTGTTCCTTTAGGCATAAAAGGCAACCACTGCGTACAGCATTTTCCTTGCTCGTCAGAGCTGCTGTCCAGAAAGAACTGATCTATATGCAGTGaacttttccagaaaacaattttacaaTTTGGCATGGTAACAGCAGTGTTTCTTTGGGCCTGGACGCATTAGGATATTCTGGTAGGGTACTGAGCCTTTGGACAGCAGATCACTGGTTGGAGTCCAGCCTGACTCTGTAGGCATTAGAAATCACTCCAATCTCTGTAAGTCCTTCTAGGAGATGAGTCCGGGGGGGTTCACTTCTAGCATTTCTATCTTTTATTCAGAGGTGGTCAAAGCACCAAATAAAACCTATTTTCATCACAACTTGCGTATTTACACAGATTAAACCATAGAGAAATCCATTCAGATGAGATGGACAAATGGACTAGCATCTGCTTCGGAGTATGACAGCCCTAGTCTAAATGCTCTCCTTACCATAGGGTTCATACCACTTCACAGTAAATCTTCAATTTTGTGTTTCCATGCAAGCTAAGAACCCAGGCACATTTTTCAATCACCAGAAGCCCCCTTGAGAAAGCAGGACCTGTCCCCATCCAGCTCTGCTCACATCTCTCTGGGCAGGTGTAGCCCAAGCCACAAAAAGGGCTACGAGATGCTACCacctgcagggagctgaggcaggaaggcagcacagaaagTGCCAGGAGCTTGGCTTGCAGTTCCCCTGAGATAACAAGAGGATTTATTCACCCACATAGGCGGGCTTACAATTCACACTACGGAGACTCAACTTCTGAATCACGACGGTAACGTGGAAGCTATCACATTAAATAATTCATACAAATGCCATTATTGGAGCTGCACGAGTGTTTACATTTATGGATATAGACCTTCTCACTTCAAGGCATAAGCCTGCTGCAAATGATAGGAGTTGAGAAGTGACTGAAGGGGTCGAAATGATCGTGGCTGTCTCTTCCTACACGTCCCTGGCTCCTGGTAGCCCAGCTGCTGAGATGCACAACCACGGGGCTGTTCCAccgggctgctcctgcatgccAAGGAGCAGTCACCGCAGCTAACGCAGGTCGTAGGGACAGCACCTCTGGAGCTGCCTGTCCACCGAGAGCTGGGCCTGAGCTGCCTTGCCCAAGGGTCTCTTCTTCTGCTGATGAGATTCTCTGGTACCCAAGGCTCTTGGGATGGATGGATGCAGCCAACACTGACAGCGGGGCGTGCAATCTGACAGGGTGATCGCGCTGGGCAGGCCCTGAAtccgctccctccctccttcccttcccttcccttcccttcccttcccttcccttcccttcccttcccttcccttcccttcccttccctcttgccgctgcctgcccgccccccccccggctgctcGGCCCCCGCCGTCGCCCCGCCCGGCGGGCGGATGGCCGGAGCcaggggccggggctgctgcttgcGGCGGCCGCTgcggcggccgggggcggcggagcggggcgtCTCCATGGCAGCTCCAGCAGAGGTAGGATGGGGCCCCCACCGCCACCGCGATCGGCCCCCGCCTCGCCTCCACCGGGctgggccgggctgggctgggctgggctgggctcagccgcccccggccccccgcgaGGTGCGGGGCAGCGCCGAGCATCGCACGCCCTGCGCCGGGGGCGCTGCGGCTGGGGAGGGCGGCGGGAGAGGGGGGGGCTGCGAGGAAATGCGGCCCCCCCGGGTTAGCGGGGAGGCCTAGCTGCAAACGTGTGATGGTGGCGTGGGGGGGGGATAGGGCTGAGAGGAGCGGGGCCAGCGCCGACAAGC includes the following:
- the CD4 gene encoding T-cell surface glycoprotein CD4; this encodes MELCGTAASSMRAVFVLLQLGLTHIMAHQQQIGVEGKEVILNCEKHDKDVTWKYEYDAGSPAIIIRILAGKIFKGRAPMSDRSETNQNSKHLKVSNLRISDAGTYICECGSDRNSISLHVVKLTISSNGYFLPGDDLELTVMHKSPKSQPRFSITLFNSHNSRVTPEVLQNETPQKYALKVKQLQPTDSGTWICNMHSDSPSINENISFNVKVLGFEKTLLERMYAAVDSTVTLSWHLNFQKIGWKEFFTGQLNWKQGNAIIHELLDFNATADGELRETKKRSQALLEIPEMKRDSTVEVKIHKIQLKHSGEYTCQLLYNRRYIQSKTELVVMQVSANPPGPLPKGAEMTLLCQVSSPIPPNVHLLWERVNGTKMDSKKSKQSETKVEVKVTAAGMWNCHLMEDNNMKLSLNYTVEEAPTWMSYTVIGVIIGAGVLMFVFACLGIMAGMSWQRRRQRAKRMARARQYLLEKKTCQCQHRMNK